Within Ralstonia pickettii DTP0602, the genomic segment CCGCCGCCGGCTGCGAGCCATCGCACATGGGCATCGGCCCGGTGCCCGCGGTGAAGAAGCTGCTGGCGCGCCTGAACCTGACGCTCGACCAGATGGACCTGGTGGAACTGAACGAAGCCTTTGCCTGCCAGGTGCTGGCCGTGCTCAAGGGCTGGGATTGGAATGACCAGGATGCAATCGAGCACAAGCTCAACGTGAACGGCTCGGGCATCTCGCTGGGCCACCCGATCGGCGCCACGGGCGTGCGCATCCTGGCCACGCTGCTGCACGAACTGCAGCGCCGTGGCGGCCGCTATGGCCTGGAAACCATGTGCATCGGCGGCGGCCAGGGCATCGCCGCTGTCTTTGAGCGCTGCTGAGCGAGCCAGCACACCGGCCCGTCATTTGGGAAGACTGAGATGATCCGCGATAACGAAACCCTGGAAGCCTTGCTCGACAGCGTGCGCCGCTTTGTGCGCGAGCGCCTGGTGCCCGCCGAGGCGCTCGTCGCCGAGACCGACGAAATCCCGCAGGACATCGTGCAGGACATGCGCGAGATGGGCCTGTTCGGCATGACCATTCCCGAGCGCTTTGGCGGCCTGGAACTGACCATGGAAGAGGAAGTGCGCGTGGTCATGGAGCTGTGCCAGACCTCGCCGGCCTTCCGCTCGCTGCTGGGCACGACCGTGGGCATCGGCTCGCAAGGCATCCTGATGGATGGGACACCGGAACAGCAGGCCGCCTGGCTGCCGCGCCTGGCCACCGGCGAGATCCTGGCATCGTTTGCGCTGACCGAACCGGACGCCGGCTCGGACGCCGGCTCGCTGCGCACCACGGCGATCAGGGATGGCGACCACTACGTGGTCAACGGCACCAAGCGCTTTATCACCAACGCGCCGCAGGCCGGCATGTTCACGCTGATGGCGCGGACGAATCCTGACATCAAGGGTTCGGCCGGGGTGTCGGCGTTTATCGTCGACGCGAAGACGCTGGGCATCAGCTTCGGCAAACGCGACGTCAAGATGGGACAGAAAGGCGCCCACACCTGCGACGTGATCTTCGAGAACGTGCGCGTGCCGGCCGCCAACCTGATCGGCCTGAAGGAAGGCCAGGGCTTCAAGACCGCGATGAAAGTGCTCGACAAGGGCCGGTTGCATATCGCGGCCGTCAGCGTCGGCGTGGCGAAGCGCGTCCTGCGCGACGCGCTGAACTATGCGATGGAGCGGCAGCAGTTCGGCCAGCCGATCTGCGAATTCCAGCTCATCCAGGCCATGCTGGCCGACAGCCAGGCCGAGCTCTATGCGGCCGAATGCATGGTGATCGACGCCGCGCGCCGTCGCGACGAGGGCAAGAACGTCTCCACCGAGGCCTCGTGCTGCAAGATGTTCGCCACGGAGATGGTGGGCCGCGTGGCGGATCGCGCGGTGCAGATCCTCGGCGGTTCCGGCTACATCTCCGAATTCGGCATCGAGCGCTTCTACCGCGACGTGCGCCTGTTCCGCCTTTACGAGGGCACCACGCAGATCCAGCAGGTCATCATTGCCCGCAACATGATCCGCGAGGCGCGCGGCGCCTGATGGTCGCCGTGGTCAGCCCGCAGCAACCGGAAGCCTTGCGCGTCAGGCGCGTGGTGTAGCGCCGGGATTGCACCTCACTTCCGGCGCACATACACTGGCGTCGTTCGGCTTGCGTCCGCCTTGCCGAACGGCTTTTTACCCCGCACAAGGATTTCCGCGAGATGCCCCCGGACCGAGACACCACCCAACGGATCAGCGACATCCCACGCCACTGGGCCACGGAGACGCCCGACCATGTGGCCGTCTTCGAGGATGGCCGCACCGTCACCTTTTCGCAGCTTTGGGCACGCATCGAGGATGCGCAGGATTACCTGCAAGCGCAGGGCGTCGGCACCGGCGACCGGGTGCTGATCGTGTCCGAGAACTGCCTGGCGGTGATCACGCTGGTGTTCGCGCTGTCGGAACTGGAGGCGTGGCCGGTCGTCGTCAACGCCCGCCTTTCGGAACGGGAAATCGAGGTGATCCGGGCGCACTGCCTGCCGCGCCTGATGCTGTTCACCCACGCTGCGTCGCCGGATGCACTGCGGCACGGCGTGCGTTATCGGGCACGGGAGATTGCGCCCGCCGGGCTCGGCCCGCTGATGGCCGGCGCCGTCGACGAGACCAGCGAGCGCGAACCTGAAGCGCTCGCGCGCGAGGTCGCCGCGCTGATCTACACGTCCGGCACGACGGCACAGCCCAAGGGCGTGATGGTCACGCATCGGGGTTTGCTGCACTTTGCGCGCGTCACGGTGGACTCCCGCCGCATGCAGGCCGACGATTGCGCCTATGCGGTCATGCCCATGTCGCACGTCTTCGGGCTGGGGACGCTGCTGGTTTCGACGTTCCAGGCCGGTGCGAGCCTGTACCTGAGCGCGCGTTTCAATGCGGCGGATGTTAGCGCAGCGATCCGGCAGGGCGCGATTACGCTGCTGCAGGGCGTGCCGACGATGTTCAACCGCATCGTCGCGTACGTGCGGGCGAGCGGCATGCCACTGGAGCCGTCGCCCAGGCTGCGCTATCTCTACACAGGTGGCGGCCCGCTCGATCCGACGCTCAAGCGCGAGGTCGAGGCGCTGTTCGGCCAGCCGCTGCACCATGGCTACGGCATGACCGAGTACGCGGGCTCACTGTTCGTGACGCGTATGGACCGGCCGCGCACCGATTGCGCGGCGGGCGAGATCGTCGAGGGCGCCGAACTGCAGGTGGTCGGGCCGGCCGGCAAGCCGGTGCCGGAGGGCGAGCCGGGCGAGCTATGGGTAAGAGGGCCAGGTGTCATGCGCGGCTACTACCGCGCGCCGGCACTGAGCGCCGAAGCCTTGCGCCCCGGAGGCTGGCTCAACACCGGCGACATTGGCCGGCTCGGCCAGGACGGCGCCTTGTTCATCGTCGGCCGCACCAAGGACCTGATCATCCGCTCCGGCTTCAACGTCTATCCGATCGAGGTCGAATCGGTCATCAACACGCATCCGTCCGTGCGCCTGTCGGCCGTGGTCGGACAGCCCACCGCGGACGGCAACGAGGAAGTGATCGCCTTCGTCGAGATCAGGGACGGAGAGAAGTTCGATGCCTCGGCGCTGCACGCCTACCTGGTCGAGCGCCTGTCGCCATACAAGCGCCCGGAGAAAATCCTGCGCGTGGCCACGATCCCGACGACGGCCAGCGGCAAGCTGCTCAAGCACCAGCTCAGGCAGATGGTCGCCGAGCAGAAATAGCAGGATAGGTATCTGGGGCGCCTTCAGTCCTGGCGCCCGAGGCCATCCTCC encodes:
- a CDS encoding long-chain fatty acid--CoA ligase, with the protein product MPPDRDTTQRISDIPRHWATETPDHVAVFEDGRTVTFSQLWARIEDAQDYLQAQGVGTGDRVLIVSENCLAVITLVFALSELEAWPVVVNARLSEREIEVIRAHCLPRLMLFTHAASPDALRHGVRYRAREIAPAGLGPLMAGAVDETSEREPEALAREVAALIYTSGTTAQPKGVMVTHRGLLHFARVTVDSRRMQADDCAYAVMPMSHVFGLGTLLVSTFQAGASLYLSARFNAADVSAAIRQGAITLLQGVPTMFNRIVAYVRASGMPLEPSPRLRYLYTGGGPLDPTLKREVEALFGQPLHHGYGMTEYAGSLFVTRMDRPRTDCAAGEIVEGAELQVVGPAGKPVPEGEPGELWVRGPGVMRGYYRAPALSAEALRPGGWLNTGDIGRLGQDGALFIVGRTKDLIIRSGFNVYPIEVESVINTHPSVRLSAVVGQPTADGNEEVIAFVEIRDGEKFDASALHAYLVERLSPYKRPEKILRVATIPTTASGKLLKHQLRQMVAEQK
- a CDS encoding acyl-CoA dehydrogenase (K06446: DCAA; acyl-CoA dehydrogenase [EC:1.3.99.-]); protein product: MIRDNETLEALLDSVRRFVRERLVPAEALVAETDEIPQDIVQDMREMGLFGMTIPERFGGLELTMEEEVRVVMELCQTSPAFRSLLGTTVGIGSQGILMDGTPEQQAAWLPRLATGEILASFALTEPDAGSDAGSLRTTAIRDGDHYVVNGTKRFITNAPQAGMFTLMARTNPDIKGSAGVSAFIVDAKTLGISFGKRDVKMGQKGAHTCDVIFENVRVPAANLIGLKEGQGFKTAMKVLDKGRLHIAAVSVGVAKRVLRDALNYAMERQQFGQPICEFQLIQAMLADSQAELYAAECMVIDAARRRDEGKNVSTEASCCKMFATEMVGRVADRAVQILGGSGYISEFGIERFYRDVRLFRLYEGTTQIQQVIIARNMIREARGA